The Verrucomicrobiia bacterium genomic interval TGGCGCTTCCACTGAGAATGTGAATGGCATCACACCTCCTGTCCCCAGGAATGGTTTTCGCCTTTGCCCGCGGGTAAGTTCTTGCTTGGACTCGCCAGTGAAAAGCCAGGCCGCAGAATCACCCACACTTGCGCCAAAGAGACTGCCTGGCTTTACCACCACTATGATGGCCGTCGTCTCTCCCGCACGCGGATCATCCCAGATCACAGTATCCAGACTGGTCAATGTGCTCGCACACCCCAGATCACTGGAGACAGATTTGATGACTGAAGAAACCGTCTGCAGCACCTGATCCGCCGCTTCCGCTCCACCAGATATGCCGCCCGCGCCATCGGCGATGGCGATGCAAACGCCATCAGGCAGGTGGATGATATCTCCACGGTCCTCACTAAGATGACGGGAAGAATCCAGCGCGATCGATGTGTTCATGCCAC includes:
- a CDS encoding protein phosphatase 2C domain-containing protein; translated protein: MNTSIALDSSRHLSEDRGDIIHLPDGVCIAIADGAGGISGGAEAADQVLQTVSSVIKSVSSDLGCASTLTSLDTVIWDDPRAGETTAIIVVVKPGSLFGASVGDSAAWLFTGESKQELTRGQRRKPFLGTGGVMPFTFSVEAPQGTLVVATDGLWKYTSIEAIHAVVKEHESTGLAHKLVDLVRLKSGALPDDICVITCSFP